GTGGCATTTGTGTTCTTTGTTCAGAAGGACATCAATTGTATAGATGCAAcattttcaaaagagaatcagtATCCAAACGcaatcaatattgattattaataaatacaatcaatattattacgcaataatattcttgaggaaAAATAGTTATCGAAAGTTTAGTGGCATGGTGACAAAACCGTCCTCCCATATATAGGGGGGGAGGGGGTGACAACACATTGATCATCGAAATGGAATAGAATAATTGATCATagtgaattaaaaattaatgatccAATGGATAGACTTGAAATTCAAGGACAAATTTTTTTGATAGAATGTCTGAGGAGGCTACTACATCAAAATGACACTCTATTCGATAGAGTACTGAATCATAGTCTGCAAGTGGACGAGGAGCTGGAGGTCATCACCAATGACTGGATGAATGGAGACATCGGTACGGCTGAGGAAGTGATTCTGATGGAGGAAGCTGCTGCAGTCCCACCTGCTGCCGTCTTAGCTGCAGCCTTCCCAGCTGGTGCCGAACAACCACCCGCTGCCATCCAACCTGCTGCCATTCCACCTCCTCCAGCCATCCGAGTCCATCCAATGCAGAGGAGACCTTGTGGCCGTGGTCGTCGAGGCCAGTATCAACAGAGAGGTGCTCGTGAGCAACGGCGTGCACTAGAGATTCATCCTGGCGGTTTCGGCTGCTGTTGCATTTATTATGATCTCCAAGCCACCTATGCTTCCATACCGTGCGGTCATATTTGCATGTGCACAAGATGTGCACAGCAAAATAGACAGCACAATATGGCAGAGTTGAGATGCCTATGTAATGTACCTAGTGGAAATTACATTAGGATGTGGGTTAATCTTTGAGACAACATTCTCAGTCCACTTTCACACTAGATAAGGTAAGTTAAGGTCTAGGATAGGACAGTTAAGGATAAGGCTAGTTGAGGTCTAATTATacataatacagtatttcaTCTTCATGAGACCAACAGATTCTAAAGAAATTGAAGAGATAATAAAAGAGCTGAAGAATAATTGTGCCCCAGGAATGGATAATCTCAATAACACAGTACTCAAGCAAATAGGCCACACTATTTCACAACCACTAGCCacgatttttaataaatgttttgagCAAGGCTACTTCCCCAAACACTTCAAAAAAGCGAAAATAAAACCTCTCTTCAAGCAAGGAGATCCATCAAATCCTGGCAATTACAGGCTAATCAGTCTTATCAGTAATCTGgcaaaaattatgaaaaagattataaagAAGAGATTAGTCCTGTTTTTGAGCAAACATAAAatagtaaatgaaaatcaatttggatttcaggCTGAGAAGAGTACGGAAGATGCATTAATTAAATTTGCTAATACTGTTTCCCAAAACCTGAATTCCAATTACAAATCTATAGCGGTTTTCTTGTATAtcaaaaaagcttttgataatATTCCACATTACTCCTTTTACAATAAACTCGAGAAATATGGCTTCAGGGGAATTTTTCTAGAATTAATTAAAAGCTATTTGAGAGATAGAACACAGTCTTTAACAATAAATGGATGTACTGATACTCTAAAATGACCTCTTATGGGTTGCCTCAGGGAACTGTACTTTCACAAatcctttttattatttatgtgaatgatttaCTGAGCCTGAAACTAAAAAACTCAACAACTATAtcattcgcagatgacactgcaGCTGTTTTCTAAGGAAAATCGTGGATCGAGGCTCATGAAATTGCAGAACAGAATTGTTTTCTCATTAAAAAATGGTTAGACAAAAACACTTTGAGCTTGAACATTGAtaaaaccaattacatcaccttTGCACTCAATACAACTGGCAAACCTGACGAAAATATGAATCTGAGACTACATTCAAACTGCAACATGAACTTTAATAACTGCACTTGTTCCATAATAAAAAGAGTAACAAGCACAAAATATCTAGGCGtcataatagatgaatatttgaagtggGACATCCatatcaaatttttatgcaaaagaATCAGATAtctttcttataaattctacgaagcaaaaaaaattctaaactcaagtcATCTAAAATGGTATACTTTGCACTGGTACAGTCCATAATTCAGTATGGTATTTCAGTATGGGGGGGCTGTTATAATTCCCACTTGGAagagcttttcataattcaaaaatcaatcattaaaacaaTCTTAAATAAGCCTAAACAACCTGACTTTTGAAGAGTTTAACGTGTTGACAGTTAGACAGTTGTATGTAATGAATGTAGTGaagtatatatttaaatataaaaataatttcatttgcactaataatactatcaataatcaatacaatttaaggCCCACCTCAAATAAGTACATAATCTATCATACTAACATTGAACATATTAGAAGACAACTCATATATTTAAgcactaaaattataaataaaattcctgaacaaattattagctgtgccaagataacaaaaaaagtaaaaacagataTCAATGCTTGGATCAAAATTAACTACTTCTACCTTTGAGCAGGGCCGGAACAAGGGGGGGGGCAGAGGGGGCGGTTGCCCCAGGCAGCAGGGTTGAGGGGCGGCAAATTTCTGGTTGCAGAAAATTTGTTTAATACAGtttgtaaaagtttttaatgaaaCGAGCCAAACGTCATAAGTAACGTCAATTAAGTAATTTCAAAACTGCATAATGtaataatcaaacaataattataattttacaatagcAATCAATATAAATCTATTGCAACGAGTAGAAAACACTGAGCGAGTGAGAGCCCTAATAGCATAATAAGCAGCACAGCAAAGTTTGTTTACAATTTTAGCTGATCGCCATCCCACTCAATGCCAGCCTCACTGCCATGCTGCCCCCAATCAGTGTTGCCAGATGTGGGGAATTTTCGCCTAGTTGAAAGGTAAATTTTTACTCTTAGagtaaatttttaaataaaagaattactcaatttgaaaatatattttactaaTTCTTGTATTTTCTATGACTTTTTCACTTATACTAGATACATGGGTACTTCAATATTACTGATAAGaggataaatattgaaatgtgGGGGAATTTTCAATCGAATGTGGGGAAAAACAGCCTCTGGGATTGTGGTATCTGACAAGTGGCAACACTGAAGCATCTTTTGCTGCTTTGCTAAGTGCAAGTTTGCAAGAGTGCAACTACTGTGTTTCGTGTTTTCTGCTGttgtttagttttttccttCTACATACTTAATTCAATTATCTGTTATTGCACTGGTAATAACGTAATGTTTACTTCTTTTTACTGTTGCCTTGTTGTTTAATATAACATGGATGGTCGAAAACCTCAGTTGGACAACGCACAGTctggaaaaggaaaagaagaaatacCTATTTTTGACAGCCATGGAGCAGGGACATCAGGAATTCTATGTATTGGAAACGGTAAGCTTTTTAATTTGTTCtttaacattttaaaacttataattagtttgattatttttctcagaaaaacatatAAAACACGTTTGTTAGTCTCTCTGAGAACACAACAATGGCTGAAATCATTGACCTATTTCtatttgattttataaaatttggcTCACATGTACTTGATCTAAAATCgtatataatttcattataatatggtgatttagttttaaaataattatttggtacagttttataatataagttCGAACAAATAAGCAAGTACCAGCTGATTTACAATAAAGCTTTTTGTTAGAAAATGCGGGGTTGGCTTTACACTTTTGGTTTATATGGACGATTTTGACTTACTTTAGCCACTAGTTgccattttctatttttcacagaaaactttttatttttgtttgaaatccTTCAACATATGGAATTGAATTTGGGTATACAGGTTGAGATAATAAAAGTAGAATCAGGAAAAATATCATTGTTTTTCTTCctttaaaaacaaaatggcagccatTCGAAATCTTTGAATACAAATATCATTGAAACAGATGGTTTCAaagaaaatctatttattttgttttaaccCTATACTATACTCCCTCTAGCCGCTCATTTTCAGCTCAACTCTAAACTCTGATATTTTTAGCACAAATAAcgtgaattatattatttgtttgcGTTTTTTACAGATGATAATAAACCCTCGTTTGTGCCCAGTACTACAAATACTACTGTCGCCGCTTCTGAGTCCAGTTCAGCtgatgaagaaaaattaaatcatgaagatgaaatgtCACAGTCACCTTCACTTCCTGATCCTGAGACCTCTAGCTCTGGTCATAATCAAGACTCGTCCCCATCGGCTTCTAAAACTACATGtgattttgattttaatttcaACGACCCTGACACCTGGCCAGAAACAATTTCTGACTCTCAAAGGTGctatattgtaaaaattagaGTGGAAAATGAATACAAACCTGACCTTTCTAAAAGCTTACGAGAAGGCCGAACCCTGACAAAAGGCTGGTTTACAAGAAAGTTAGGAAATGGAACTAAAGTTAAAAGGTCGTGGTTAGGTTACAGTGAAACTCGTAATGCTTTATACTGTATTCCATGTAGGTTGTTTTCTAATACAATACCATTAACAGAAGCTAAGTTATCTTCACTTTGCAAAAAAGAAGGATTTGTTTCATGGAAGAAACTAAGTGACAAAATACCTGATCATGACACTGCACCATACCATCAAAACTGCTTTGGTCAATGGAGGGCTCTAGAGGCTAATCTTTTACCAGGGAAAGGGGGTATTGACAAAAACTTGCAAGATCAAATAAACAAAGAAATATCTCATTGGAAATCTGTCTTGCACAGCATAGTTGATGCTATCTTGTTCCTAGCTAAACAAGGCAAATCTTTTAGAGGAACACATGAAACTAAAGATTTTGGTGCTCCAGAAAGTGGATCTTTTTTAAACACCATTGACCTTATATCGAGGTACAATGTGCATCTTTGTCAACATATTGAGCGACATAAGAAAGGTCAGGTTTCCTACTTTTCACATCAAATACAGGATGAATTTCTAAATATTATAGCAACCGAAATCAGAACAGATATCATCAAGGACATTAACAATGCAaagtattattcattgatatttgACTGCACTCCTGATATCAGTCACAatgaacaaatgactgaaatcCTTCGATATGTCAAACCAAACAGCTCAGAGATTGAAGAAAgttttttggattttttacAGTAAGCAACAAAACAGGCGAAGGACTTACACAAgaaattcttgaaaaagttgaaaaagatgggcttaatatgaaaaattgtagaggaCAGTCTTATGATAATGGAGCCAACATGGCTGGGAAGTACAAAGGGGTACAGGCTAGAATTCTAGAGAAAAATGAACTAGCCTATTTTGTGCCCTGTGTAGCCCATTCGTTGAATCTGGTAGGAGTACATGCAGCAGACGCTTCAGTTGAAGCACAAAGCTTTTTTGGAACTTTGGGGagtttatacaatttttttgttGCTTCCACTTCACGATGGGAAATTTTAATGAACTCTGAAATCACAAAGTAAAACTAGATGGTCTGCTAGAATCGAGGCTGTTGAAGCTGTGTACAAACACTCTGGCAAAGTCATAGAGGCACTAGAAGAAATCCTAGATCACCCTTTCTCATCATCTGACTCAAAATCAGAATCTAAATCTTTGCTTAACAAGTTGAAAacttttgaatttattgttttgtgttgtttttggtatTCACAACTGAAAAAGATTGATAGTGTTGATAAGCTTCTACAAAGAGAAGACTTAACAGTTGACCAGACTTCCAGAAACATTCTAGGACTTTGTCAGTTTCTGAAAACTTCACGAGAGTATTCACAGTCTGAAGCACTTTCTGAAGCAAAGTTGATTGCACAAATGAATGATATATCTCCAGAATTCACagaaaaaaggaagaggaaaaggaaaaaaatgtaTGACGAACTTtgtgaagatgaagatgaagctGTAACCCACACCCCTGAAGAGCTGTTCATTACATCCATGCTGCAAATTTCGGATAGGTTAATCATGGAAATGAGCAACAGATTTAAATCATTGCAGAATATAAATGATAAGTTTGGGTTTTTGAATGGCAGCCAAATTAATGAAATGAGCTTAGAGAACTTGAAACTCAAAGCTGGTGAGTTGGCAGACACATATAAGGAAGACTTGAACAAAAAGGAGTTGATATCTGAAATTGAAAGTTTCAAAGGCTTTGCATTAGGAGtggataataaattgaaaacgtCTAGTGCTTCCACTTCATTAGAACTCATTTTAAAGAACAAGCTGGAAGAAATGTACCCGAATATCACAACAGGACTTAAAATATTCCTCACACTACCAGTATCGGTTGCTACCGGAGAAAGGAGTTTCAGCAAGCTCAAGTTGGTCAAAAATCACCTAAGAAGTTCTATGTCTCAACAAAGACTCACTGATCTTAGCATTATTACCATTGAACACAAGCGAGCCTCAAACATTAGTTTTGATAAAGTGATCAAAGAATTTGCCTCCAAAAAGAGTCGTAAAGTAATCATTAGAGATTAAGTTATGATGCATCTAAAGTCTATACTACTACGACCTACATACCATTATTTATAGTGTGAATATTTGTATGAATTATAATACTTTATAAAAACTATCTCAacttttcttaatttatttgtttacctgttccatttttgtttaatttgtgAGGGATTTTTTTGTGGGTGAAGAGGGGGAGGGGAGGCAAATTTTAGTTTGCCCCCCCTCAAAAATTGTCTAGATCCGGCCCTGCCTTTGAGAACTATAATAAGTTAACAGAGAACTTTTCTGATTAGTGCGCTCACTTCCCCTACTTGTGCTCTATCACATCCCCTTCCCAATCctttccaaaaattccaaggatcaaaagccttcctatgacatggatagccatagttggaagaacttttgatcctctacccttcttcaccacataacatgtagaaattgccttctaatattgtaatgtgttctcatatttatgttatttgttttatactgtaatgtttttttattgatgtaattatttttatttcatattgatgtatcttatgtgtgtgtgtgtgtgtgtgtgtgaataaataaattgaaatctcTTTCAGCGACTGCAAAGCTGATTCTAACTAATTCATCTAATCTTTTCAAACAATTACCTATGTATTCAAGTCAAAATTCATGAGCGGTGTCTCATTTCTCAGTGATTTTCAACAATTACTTGCCAATTTCTAGTTTCTACAACATCGTTTGGTGACGTATTCTCATTCAGAACTCTAACCTATTACGGATTTCAAACAAGTTGAAATTCGAACtagcaatatttattattatcaattattttgagaACTTTACATATCTTTATTCAACAAGACATACAAATCATTGATTTGGTTCACTTCATCAGGACTTACAATACTAGGACTCAATTTTAGCAAGCCTAGCCTGCATTGACATACATTTTGTGCATCACGATTTTTCATGTTATCAGTGCTTACAATTTTTGAGACATTCCAACTTTGAACGATTATTCATCTTTAAAAACTACATTATTCTCTCCATGGTACATCATCCTTGCTGAAACTCTGGTTCCTGAATTTCAAATCTCACTAAATCTCCTTACTCAACCCTGGTTCctgatattcaaatttctcTGGACATTGAGATTGGACGGCAGTACACTTGAAAGGCGGTATCTGTTCCTTTTATTAACTTATTTACCTGATTATATTTACTACAATTCTATTACCGATTTGAgacatttgaataatagttattctcATAGCTGGCCTGGAGATTTGCCAGCCATTTTGAAATTACCTGCTCAGACCTACTACAAATTTATTACATTGAATTTGAACTATTCTAATAGCTGGCCTAGAGATTTTTGCcagtcattttaaataatttttattatttagacTACTTATTTTCACAGGCATTTGTATATTAATgcataaattatatttgactCATTTTGTATCATCCTTTGGTGATACTTAAGCTTAATAagctttttcatttcaataatttatttcattaagtCAAAGCAGTTTTAGACgttttgattgattaatttatggtTATTTTTTCTAGTTTCAATTGTTACCAAATCAATTAAATTACTTCTCAGATTCAATCATTCCTAattcagttatttattttcaatatcaattaataGCCTACAGTTTAAATATTCCAAATTTTACTTACATTACTGATTTTTTAATTTGCTAATAAATATTACTACttttatactatttttcaaTACTGTATTTCTGTTCACAGATACTTtggattaattttcaattttgggcaCCGAATGCcatcttaataatatttttggattATATAGCATATCTATTTTTGACCATCCTCTATGGcatatattcaatatttgtaatcgtTTTACTATTGAAGCCCGGGAGCTTCcctcattaaaatttattactattatcatcaataaatattatattgttaaatctgttttattattgaatgatgccTGCTCTTTACTTCAATTCTTGAACCTTGCTCTCTCATCTGATGATAAGGGAACAAGGCTCTGGTCCTCCTGGTTATTACTTCACTactatcaattctcattcattctCCGGTGAAGTGGCGCATGTTTACTCAACTCCCCAGTGGCATCAGTTGTAATTTAATCATAAGCAGTCCACTGCTTAGCTGTGCGGAGTGCATGCAGTGCTTCAAATGGCGTGATCGCGTAAACGGTTGTACTTGTTGAATTCGTTTAATTCAAAGTAAAATTCTATGTTTAGTTAGTTCCTTTGTCTATTTTAAAGTATTTCAATTAAGTTGTGATGGAAAGTGATTTGGAAAGTGGACAAAGCTCGAATGAAGATGACACATGAGTCATCTCCAAATCatcaaagaagaggaaaagcTATGGTCGTGTGAAAGATGTTATGAAGAAAATCAGGTTGAATAGTCATATTACAGGTGATGATTGCAAATGCCAAAGATTAAAATGCTTTGAAAATGTTCCTTTAGATGACAGACGTAGAATAATAAGAGAGTTTAATGAACTAGATTCGTTTGATAAACAAAGTGCTTACTTAGGGGGGCTCATTACAGCTTTAACCCCTCAAAAAAACAAAGAAGAACTACAGCAGATATAGTGGCTGCACCAATGGTGGAATACCTAAAAACTGTCACAGAAAAACGTAAAGCTGGAGAGGAAAAATCTGATAGTGCAatgttaacattttttaaaagtttagTTTCTGAAGCCGAAACGCTTTCTCCAAAAAGACAACGCCTCTTCAAATCATCGGTCATGGCAAAATTGCATAGCCTGTTGGATGATCAAGATAGTGAGCAGAGTTGCTACACTCCGTCCCCTGCTTCAGTGGCTTCGTCCTCAAGCTCAACGTTGAACCATCAGTTCTTTCCTCTGATTAACCAGTTGCATGACGTCAACTGTAATGATGGTACAACTAACGGTCAAcaatatcatcaatttccatgaTTGACCACgaatattttgtattgttttctcaataaaaatagcATTTGTAACGATTGAAAACTTACTACCCGAGGTTGTTATTACTACTACCTACTACTTACTACCACAggttattttatacattttaagtAATTATTCGATTTTTAGGGGATACTACATGAACGAATTATAGGTCATTATAggtcaataaaaataatcttaCCTTAATGTGATCAGTAGTCGTTCTTCTGGAGTTATGCTCAGCCTATAGTTGGTGTTTTGTTTTTGGATGGATGGAGAAATTAAtccaagaatgaaatcaaaCGTTGCCGGTTTCATacgacaataattataaaacttttcCGGATCTGCTCTTAGCTCTGCAATAAACAGTTTTATGTTACGTTTTTCATTGATAGGATGCACCCAGATTTGTCTCTTGGGGGAATCATCTATTGACTTAAGGAAGTACCACAACGCTATTACAGTcgcctcttcttcttctgcgtTCATTTTCACGTGTCACAGACTGAAAACTGATTTCACGAaatatgtatcaatgtataaaacACACGAGTTCACTTGTCTGAATTCTTCAATCCACTGAGCGTCTCCTCAAATTGCTTTGCCGTACCGTGCTGCGCCACATGCTGCTCTTAACCATCGGGCGTGGCGCGGCAAGGCAAAACGTCTTGCCGCGCCATGCCATGCCACGCCGTATCTGGTGTGCGGCCGGCCTAACCTGTGTATTGACACCTTGAAAGGCAGAAAATCACATTATTCACTTAAAGATAGTGACAAAATATATTTACCGGAAGAGCTCAATATATCAAAATTGTGGTTGATGTATCAAGACTTAAAtctgaataatattgtatcatatGACACATTCAGGGACAAATTCAATACAGGCTTTAATTTCTCATTTGGGTACCCACGTAAAGATACTTGTAGTACTTGTGACTCTAATAAGTCCGAAAGAGCTGCCTATGAACAATCCATTGCTACTGCAACTGAAGGGGATAAAGTTTCGATTCAAAATGACTTAGATAGATTAGGAATAGACGATAAACTTCATTTAAGTAAAAGTGaaa
The sequence above is drawn from the Nilaparvata lugens isolate BPH unplaced genomic scaffold, ASM1435652v1 scaffold5417, whole genome shotgun sequence genome and encodes:
- the LOC120355978 gene encoding uncharacterized protein LOC120355978, translated to MDGRKPQLDNAQSGKGKEEIPIFDSHGAGTSGILCIGNDDNKPSFVPSTTNTTVAASESSSADEEKLNHEDEMSQSPSLPDPETSSSGHNQDSSPSASKTTCDFDFNFNDPDTWPETISDSQRCYIVKIRVENEYKPDLSKSLREGRTLTKGWFTRKLGNGTKVKRSWLGYSETRNALYCIPCRLFSNTIPLTEAKLSSLCKKEGFVSWKKLSDKIPDHDTAPYHQNCFGQWRALEANLLPGKGGIDKNLQDQINKEISHWKSVLHSIVDAILFLAKQGKSFRGTHETKDFGAPESGSFLNTIDLISSQINEMSLENLKLKAGELADTYKEDLNKKELISEIESFKGFALGVDNKLKTSSASTSLELILKNKLEEMYPNITTGLKIFLTLPVSVATGERSFSKL